A region of Pyxidicoccus parkwaysis DNA encodes the following proteins:
- the tatC gene encoding twin-arginine translocase subunit TatC, translating to MSLMEHLTELRSRLLKCTIAVFVLGAVSLVFARPIFGLLMRPVLDALPEGNRALIYTSGIEEINVLMKVGVYCGIFLTTPVILLQIWGFVSPGLYPEERRFAAPFVAFGSIAFILGASFCYFAVLPSMFKFLLNEEETLALEQRLDTAQLRAEDALRFLRVGDVERAGSLAKETTEQLRADGEGQVAEPQQAPATGVELRSRLDALGRLLDSASEGFGAPSRVVLRQAVEKRVEAVTAFGRQDYAAAAAAMDNAVGLVGGAAATHSEELQQVWKLEKELASGIAQHEAAKWTRPMLSMDEQLSLVLLLILAFGIIFELPLVMALLGVVGVVKSGWLFKYQRHAFVVCLIAAAIITPTGDVVNLSLMAGPMLACYELGVLLVWLVERRRARNAATTDITPAS from the coding sequence ATGAGCCTGATGGAGCACCTCACGGAGCTCCGCTCGCGCCTGCTCAAGTGCACCATTGCGGTGTTCGTGCTGGGCGCCGTCTCGCTCGTCTTCGCCCGTCCCATCTTCGGCCTGCTGATGCGGCCAGTGCTGGACGCGCTCCCCGAGGGCAACCGCGCGCTCATCTACACGTCCGGCATCGAGGAGATTAACGTCCTCATGAAGGTGGGCGTGTACTGCGGCATCTTCCTCACCACGCCCGTCATCCTGTTGCAAATCTGGGGCTTCGTGTCGCCGGGGCTGTACCCGGAGGAGCGCCGCTTCGCCGCGCCCTTCGTGGCGTTCGGCTCCATCGCCTTCATCCTGGGCGCGAGCTTCTGCTACTTCGCGGTGCTGCCCTCCATGTTCAAGTTCCTCCTCAACGAGGAGGAGACGCTGGCGCTGGAGCAGCGGCTGGACACGGCGCAACTGCGCGCGGAGGACGCGCTGCGCTTCTTGCGCGTGGGTGACGTCGAGCGGGCGGGCTCGCTCGCGAAGGAGACCACGGAGCAGCTGCGGGCGGACGGTGAGGGCCAGGTGGCCGAGCCGCAACAGGCGCCCGCGACGGGCGTGGAGCTGCGCTCGCGGCTGGACGCGCTGGGGCGGCTGTTGGACTCCGCCTCGGAGGGCTTCGGGGCCCCGTCGCGCGTCGTGCTGAGGCAGGCCGTGGAGAAGCGCGTGGAGGCGGTGACTGCGTTCGGCCGCCAGGACTACGCGGCGGCGGCGGCGGCCATGGACAACGCGGTCGGCCTGGTGGGCGGTGCGGCGGCCACGCACTCGGAAGAGCTGCAGCAGGTGTGGAAGCTGGAGAAGGAGCTGGCGTCGGGCATTGCCCAGCACGAGGCCGCGAAGTGGACGCGGCCCATGCTCAGCATGGACGAGCAGCTCTCGCTGGTGCTGCTGCTCATCCTCGCCTTCGGCATCATCTTCGAGCTGCCGCTGGTGATGGCGCTGCTGGGCGTTGTGGGCGTGGTGAAGTCGGGGTGGCTCTTCAAGTACCAGCGCCATGCCTTCGTGGTGTGCCTCATCGCCGCGGCCATCATCACCCCCACGGGTGACGTGGTGAATCTGTCGCTGATGGCGGGCCCCATGCTGGCCTGCTACGAGCTGGGCGTGCTGCTGGTGTGGCTGGTGGAGCGGCGGCGCGCTCGCAACGCGGCGACAACCGACATCACCCCGGCGTCCTAG
- a CDS encoding alpha/beta fold hydrolase: MPTPSTPVPAPSPRLFDLALPDLKLEAGARVSNHLVRGWWWGPEEDLPWLHSHARVLSEEEARASTLRVVRRTVAEQRHAVERARPHGLLRPHARVPTVLLVHALTGDMRAGGDGGWWEPLIGPGRALDPARVRLLCFNNLGSCYGTTGPADEGFPGRLDDARFGPPPPAAKGDLRQDEARLPATITPWDQARSILLALDALDVGEVELVTGGSLGGMIVLCLAALAPERFERIAPIATAESATSWVVGFNHVARQAILLDPGFPEAPHRGLELARQLAMLTYRAEPGLERGQSRPAAWSSRALYPVQSYLEHQGRKLEARFDARAYLALLGAMDHHDLSRCVDRGLPRIRASALCVGIDQDQLFLPHHMEALARRLREHGRHAEHAVLSSPYGHDGFLVEWDAMSALLTRALALPPGQGSYAHAQVA, translated from the coding sequence ATGCCCACGCCCAGCACTCCAGTCCCCGCGCCCTCACCGCGCCTCTTCGACCTCGCCCTGCCCGACCTGAAGCTCGAGGCCGGCGCACGCGTCTCGAATCACCTCGTCCGTGGCTGGTGGTGGGGCCCGGAGGAGGACCTGCCCTGGCTCCACTCGCACGCGCGCGTCCTCTCCGAGGAGGAAGCCCGCGCGAGCACCCTGCGCGTCGTCCGCCGCACCGTGGCCGAGCAGCGCCACGCCGTCGAGCGCGCCCGCCCGCATGGACTCCTCCGTCCCCACGCTCGCGTCCCCACCGTGCTGTTGGTGCACGCGCTCACGGGTGACATGCGCGCGGGCGGAGATGGCGGCTGGTGGGAGCCCCTCATCGGCCCCGGGCGCGCGCTGGACCCGGCGCGCGTGCGGCTGCTGTGCTTCAACAACCTGGGCTCGTGCTACGGCACCACCGGCCCGGCGGATGAAGGCTTCCCGGGGCGACTCGACGACGCGCGCTTCGGCCCGCCGCCGCCCGCCGCCAAGGGAGACCTGCGCCAGGACGAAGCGCGCCTGCCGGCCACGATTACGCCGTGGGACCAGGCGCGCAGCATCCTCCTCGCGCTGGATGCGCTGGACGTGGGCGAGGTGGAGCTCGTCACCGGCGGCTCGCTGGGAGGAATGATAGTCCTCTGCCTCGCGGCGCTGGCGCCGGAGCGCTTCGAGCGCATCGCCCCCATCGCCACCGCCGAGTCCGCCACGTCATGGGTGGTGGGCTTCAACCACGTGGCGCGGCAGGCGATTCTGTTGGACCCGGGCTTCCCCGAGGCGCCGCACCGGGGGTTGGAGCTGGCGCGGCAGCTCGCCATGCTCACGTACCGCGCGGAGCCGGGACTGGAGCGGGGACAGTCGCGTCCGGCCGCGTGGTCCTCACGCGCGCTGTACCCGGTGCAGAGCTACCTGGAGCACCAGGGTCGCAAGCTGGAGGCGCGCTTCGACGCGCGCGCATACCTCGCGCTGCTGGGAGCCATGGACCACCATGACCTCTCGCGCTGCGTGGACCGGGGACTGCCGCGCATCCGCGCGAGCGCGCTGTGCGTGGGCATCGACCAGGACCAGCTCTTCCTTCCGCACCACATGGAGGCGCTGGCCCGGCGCCTGCGCGAGCACGGCCGTCACGCCGAGCACGCCGTGCTGTCCAGCCCGTACGGGCACGACGGCTTCCTGGTGGAGTGGGACGCCATGAGCGCGCTCCTCACCCGCGCGCTCGCGCTGCCGCCCGGACAGGGCTCATACGCACACGCCCAGGTGGCGTAG
- a CDS encoding potassium channel family protein — translation MKLSRRQAQVNLRYLRALIRRFRITLVLSAALFLLGPLFYCFRYVGPDGTGITFGEGLHHVYFLMYGQPSLPYVRDWLIELVNVVIPPVGIALVADGVVRFAYLFFARHKNDKEWIEVVTETMKGHVVVCGAGRVGYRVVAQLREMGRDVVVVEKREDAAFVSALRDEQVPLLIDDTRSPLCLPRTNVKHASAIVCATDDDLANLNIALDARRLNPDIRVVIRLFDDDLSGKVRDTFKAEALSSSSLAAPAMALAAMDPRIIHSFHLGKHLMVVSQFDAREGLPGLNIASVRDRFGALTLSLVRGGEEKLNPPGDEVIHAGDVVTFQASYPEYRRLRAFTCESEPPTWSHQPATDVPPGQRKAG, via the coding sequence TTGAAGCTGTCCCGCCGCCAGGCCCAGGTGAACCTGCGCTATCTGCGGGCGCTCATCCGGCGCTTCCGAATCACCCTGGTGTTGTCCGCGGCCCTGTTCCTCCTGGGGCCGCTGTTCTACTGCTTCCGCTACGTGGGGCCGGACGGCACCGGCATCACCTTTGGCGAAGGGCTGCACCACGTCTACTTCCTCATGTACGGCCAGCCGTCGCTGCCGTACGTGCGCGACTGGCTCATCGAGCTGGTCAACGTGGTGATTCCGCCGGTGGGCATCGCCCTGGTGGCGGATGGCGTGGTGCGCTTCGCGTACCTCTTCTTCGCCCGGCACAAGAACGACAAGGAGTGGATTGAAGTGGTCACCGAGACGATGAAGGGCCACGTCGTGGTGTGCGGAGCAGGGCGGGTGGGCTATCGCGTCGTCGCGCAGCTCCGGGAGATGGGCCGCGACGTGGTGGTGGTGGAGAAGCGCGAGGACGCCGCCTTCGTGTCCGCGCTGCGAGACGAGCAGGTGCCGCTGCTCATCGACGACACGCGCAGCCCGCTGTGCCTGCCGCGCACCAACGTGAAGCACGCCTCGGCCATCGTCTGCGCCACGGACGATGATTTGGCCAACCTCAACATCGCGCTCGACGCGCGCCGGCTCAACCCGGACATCCGCGTGGTCATCCGGCTCTTCGACGACGACTTGAGCGGCAAGGTGCGTGACACCTTCAAGGCGGAGGCGCTGTCGAGCTCGTCGCTGGCCGCGCCCGCCATGGCGCTGGCGGCGATGGACCCGCGTATCATCCACTCCTTCCACCTGGGCAAGCACCTGATGGTGGTGTCCCAGTTCGACGCGCGCGAGGGGCTGCCCGGCCTCAACATCGCCAGTGTGCGCGACAGGTTCGGCGCGCTGACGTTGTCGCTGGTGCGAGGCGGGGAGGAGAAGCTCAACCCGCCCGGTGACGAGGTCATCCACGCCGGGGACGTGGTGACGTTCCAGGCGTCGTACCCGGAGTACCGCCGGCTGCGCGCCTTCACCTGCGAGTCCGAGCCGCCGACGTGGTCCCACCAGCCGGCCACGGACGTGCCTCCGGGCCAGCGCAAGGCGGGGTGA
- a CDS encoding MFS transporter: MATQRQVSERAVVFLIGAVQFVNILDFVMVMPLGPDFAKGLGIAASHIGTIGGAYTAAASVAGLVGGYFLDRYDRRKALAVSMLGLVLSTAAGGLATGLYTLLLARVAAGIFGGPATSLSLSIIADLVPVERRGRALGAVMGAFSIASIAGVPMALWLAEWGSWRTPFLVVAALGLLVAAGALFFLPPVRGHLESGRPVHTVGVLELLSRADVQLSYLMTAVVMMASFVMVPNISAFVQQNLGYPRESLGFAYFVGGLVSFVTLRVAGPLVDRHGAFVVGTVGSAMAVVSTYIGFVSYPKWLPVPVLFMAFMLSMGMRNVAYNTLTSRVPENPVRARFMSLQSAIQHMAAAIGAFVSVQLLTDLPDGTLGGMTKVAGLSIFMTLLVPPMMRVVEHRVRAREQARALAVAPAKGGAVPLSPEASPHS, encoded by the coding sequence ATGGCCACTCAACGTCAGGTCTCCGAGCGCGCGGTGGTGTTCCTCATCGGCGCGGTCCAGTTCGTCAACATCCTGGACTTCGTGATGGTGATGCCGCTCGGCCCGGACTTCGCGAAGGGGCTGGGCATCGCCGCCTCGCACATCGGCACCATTGGCGGCGCGTACACGGCGGCCGCGAGCGTGGCGGGGCTGGTGGGTGGCTACTTCCTGGACCGGTACGACAGGCGCAAGGCGCTGGCCGTGTCCATGCTGGGGCTGGTGCTTTCTACGGCGGCGGGCGGGCTCGCCACGGGGCTCTACACGCTGCTGCTGGCGCGCGTGGCGGCGGGCATCTTCGGCGGGCCGGCCACGTCGCTGTCGCTGTCCATCATCGCGGACCTGGTGCCGGTGGAGCGGCGAGGCAGGGCGCTGGGCGCGGTGATGGGAGCCTTCTCCATCGCCTCCATCGCCGGCGTGCCCATGGCGCTGTGGCTGGCGGAGTGGGGCAGCTGGCGCACGCCCTTCCTCGTGGTGGCGGCGTTGGGGCTGCTCGTCGCGGCGGGCGCCCTCTTCTTCCTGCCGCCGGTGCGCGGGCACCTGGAGTCTGGGAGGCCGGTGCACACGGTGGGCGTGCTGGAGCTGCTCTCGCGCGCGGACGTGCAGCTCTCCTACCTCATGACGGCGGTGGTGATGATGGCCAGCTTCGTCATGGTCCCCAACATCTCCGCCTTCGTGCAGCAGAACCTGGGCTACCCGCGTGAGAGCCTGGGCTTCGCGTACTTCGTGGGCGGGCTGGTGAGCTTCGTCACGCTGCGCGTGGCGGGCCCGCTGGTGGACCGGCACGGCGCCTTCGTCGTGGGCACGGTGGGCTCGGCGATGGCGGTGGTGTCCACGTACATCGGCTTCGTGAGCTACCCGAAGTGGTTGCCCGTGCCGGTGCTGTTCATGGCCTTCATGCTGTCCATGGGCATGCGCAACGTGGCCTACAACACGCTCACCTCGCGGGTGCCGGAGAATCCGGTGCGCGCGCGCTTCATGTCCCTGCAGTCCGCCATCCAGCACATGGCCGCGGCCATTGGCGCCTTCGTCAGCGTGCAGCTCCTGACGGACCTGCCGGACGGCACCCTGGGGGGCATGACGAAGGTGGCCGGGCTGTCCATCTTCATGACGCTCCTGGTGCCGCCCATGATGCGGGTGGTGGAGCACCGGGTGCGCGCCCGGGAGCAGGCCCGGGCCCTGGCCGTGGCGCCGGCCAAGGGGGGCGCCGTCCCGCTGTCCCCGGAGGCCTCTCCGCACTCCTGA
- a CDS encoding Sec-independent protein translocase subunit TatA/TatB: protein MFNIGAGEMVLIAVAALLILGPKRLPELARGLGKFMREFRRQTDEVRNVVEREFYSLDTDVSAPPVRPGSPFANTPPPSSVSLPEAPAIPPDAATASPEAPAIPPDAAAPAPAPAPGATTQVLELDASGPRPAEPSFLREPQAPAPAEPAALTPDTPVPVPGTVARNAPKRS, encoded by the coding sequence ATGTTCAACATCGGCGCAGGCGAGATGGTTCTCATCGCGGTGGCCGCGCTGCTCATTCTCGGGCCCAAGCGGCTGCCCGAGCTGGCACGCGGCCTCGGCAAGTTCATGCGGGAGTTCCGCCGGCAGACGGACGAGGTCCGCAACGTCGTGGAGCGGGAGTTCTACTCCCTGGACACCGACGTCTCCGCGCCGCCCGTGCGCCCCGGCTCGCCGTTCGCCAACACGCCGCCGCCCTCCTCGGTGAGCCTGCCCGAGGCGCCCGCCATTCCTCCCGACGCCGCGACTGCGAGCCCGGAGGCGCCCGCCATTCCTCCCGACGCCGCCGCGCCGGCTCCCGCCCCCGCTCCAGGCGCGACGACGCAGGTGCTGGAGCTGGATGCGTCCGGTCCCCGCCCCGCGGAGCCTTCCTTCCTGCGTGAGCCCCAGGCCCCGGCTCCGGCCGAGCCCGCGGCGCTCACCCCTGATACGCCGGTCCCCGTGCCCGGCACGGTGGCGCGCAACGCGCCGAAACGGAGCTGA